The Eriocheir sinensis breed Jianghai 21 chromosome 21, ASM2467909v1, whole genome shotgun sequence genome includes the window CTCACTAGCATATCAACTGTTCTACCATTGCAGGGATACATTCCTAGGTGTGGAGGAGACAGCTGAAGAATTTTCATGGACTTTCTAAAGGGAAAATTAGATAACAGTAATGtagaccatatatatatatatatatatatatatatatatatatatatatatatatatatatatatatatatatatatatatatatatatatatatatatacatctcatcagctcccctccttttactggtagtcttctacctcttaaattctgccgccatgttgcctctctttctatcttctattgatattttcacgctgacttctcttctgaacttgctaactgcatgcctcccccctcccgcggtctcgccgcacacgactttctactcgtgctcatccctttactgtccaaatcccttacgcacaagttaatcagcatcttcactctttcatccctaacgcaggtaaactctggaacaatcttccttcatctgtattcccttctgcctacgaattgaactctttcaagtcACCGCTCGTAGACCAAGGCAGTTTTAGTGATTCttgttttgctcgtaaatcaaaactcATAAAGTAAGGCACTCATGAAACGAGGTATTACtgtgtaggtatatatatatatatatatatatatatatatatatatatatatatatatatatatatatatatatatatatatatatatatatatatatattttttcccaggTACTGTCTAAAGTGCCAATAGGCTCTCTTAAGGGGCCTCTTGAATAACCCCAGCCTGTTATAGTCTATCACTTTTAACTTGAACCCTTGGGCACGACTCAAGGATTCCaaacgagaccgcgctggtgccacatcacatcattactctcctcagagagggtcgctacctctctctctctttctcttttgcatGGCTGTGCAGGGCGCGACAGTGAGAACTACTTGAGTTGTTCATTGTGTGAGTCGCttccaagggctcaagttaaaattgaTAGACTATAGTGGCTCAGGCGAATTTTACTTGTTgtggctgccgtggtatatgacttgcttggcccatgctgccccccggtatTCTATTTAAACAAAGTCCCTGAAGCTAGGGTTGAatgggaggcagtggctgggtTGACGGTCTGAGTTCAGGCAtggtgagatatatatatatatatatatatatatatatatatatatatatatatatatatatatatatatatatatatatatatatatatatatatatatatatatatatatatatatatatatattataaaaatcaGAAACAAGTTTCATGGAAAGAGTTATGGCCTATGGTTGATGCTAAGTATTCATTCCAGTGGTGAAGTAATAAGATAATTTTGGTGCATGAGACTAAAAAATGTCAAGATAGTGCCAGCAGCCATGGAAAATCAAATTATTAGGTGCAAGAGTATGGCAGACAGGTAACAGGCACATTGGAGAGGTATGAAAAGAAGAAGTGTTAGCATGGGGGTAAATAGGTGAATGAGAAATAATATCCTTCCAACCCTATCATATTTATTAGAGATTTTGAAGTGGAATGTAGCACAGCAATTATGAATATGCACTGTGGAAATAAGCTACATAAgtggtgcatgtggtgtgtccgGGTGGAGTGGAGAAGTATTGAAAGCCTGTATGTAAAGTTTGGTATGGGCTGAACAATGAAGGGAGTTGATTGTGGATTGGTTGAATGGGTGAAGTGTGGTgctctgagatggtttggactcATGATGAGAATGAGGATAATTTTTTAAGATAGTATGATTGAGAAGGGGCTGTGAGGGGGAGACCACAGTTGCATCAAAGGAGATGGATATTAAAGAGAAAGTTGGTTGGCTGcaagggagtgccagaacagggaaagTTGGAGACGATTCTGCTGTGGCCACACTCTTGATGGAACCAGGCGTAGGAGATATAGGTAGACAGTATTGCAAAAAACTTATAAACACCCATTCTTATTGATGTTGTTTGTAAGGACATACAAATACTTATATTCATATCTGATTCTCTTAGCTACAGTGGAAATCACGTAACTCTTGATTGAGATTAGTAATtgaaatttcatacaaatctctAGCCAAGTTCAAAGTGCCTGGGTGTAATCTATTATTAGTCTTTGCACTCGTCaaccttttttatatattattattatttgtcaaTGTGAGACATCATTGCAGTAGAGAGACAAGTTTCCAATGAGTGGACGAGCCACTGTTGATCCCAGGAATTGGTGCACCTGATTGTGTAGTTCTTATTGGAATAATTTTAAACAATCAGTTTATTTCAATTATTTAAAATCTGAATGTTGATGTATTTAATCCAACACAATAGACAGCAGATGATACATTCTCCAGGATTTATTATATTACATGATGGCAATTAGGAAAACACTTCTGGCCTGATATATATACAACCCCTCATAGAGCATTGCAGCCAAAGCTTATCTATAAAGAGAAAGGTGACATGATTGCAGATGGAGCGATGGAGTGGACAGAACTAATTAGATCTGCTTTATGGGACGGGGAACAACTAGAGGATATGAAAGGAAGTCGAAAAATGCTTGAAAGATATCAAGAAATACAGCTTTCCTTGTAAAGGCATTGAACAGCCTGGACAGAAGTTGTTCAATATAAACATTGAAATGAGTTTAAAGCCAAGTCTGACTGAGACTTGGAGACAGAACCTTTTGGGCATAGCTCATTTCCTTTATATCACTGCTAGGTAAATACAAAGGTTTTGAGCAGAAAGGTCTGATGGCCTGGGATATGCTCTTTAATTACATCAATAACCTTTTCAGCCAAACTTGTGTAACTTCAATCACTCTTAATTTAGTTGCAAAGAGTCAAATACTTCATGTGGATATGCAAGTAGTATTTTGCTTAGGAAtctggagaataaaggaaagataagTAAGTCACTTACAGTACATACTAAATGGCAGTATGTTATTAtgttttgtgtttatattttataGTGCCTGCAATGTTAATACTCTTAAAATGTTTTGGTAATCAATTTTATTTTTCAATTGGAAAGTTAGTTTACTATTGTCTGGCACTTTTTCTAAACACATTATTTTTAAGAGAGGACTAATTGAAGAGAGGTTCCATACAGTGCTAGAATAGAGCAGTAATGTGATGTTATAAAAATTTCCAGAAGCAGACATGTGGGAAAGGTACTGAACACCAGGAAGTATATAATGTTTCTGTTGGCTTGTCAGGTTATTCATTAAttttagttttattattttttcctaatGTATTAGTAAGTTTTGGGAGTACAAGTAACTTTGCTCAAAACAGACTCATCCTGTTTTGTTGAGAAACTGCAGTGATAGTTTTTTGTTGACATGTAAATTTTTCAAGACaattattttgtacatatgacTTTGTAGctatgtttgtttttattatcttAATTTTTATCTTAAGTGACTggcatacatatatttttaatcaCTTGTATGTATGATTTTTCTATCTTTAGTCACCAGGTTTTCAATCAGTATTTATTGAATGAAAACTTGCCTAACCTACAAACCCAGTAAAATGTGCAGGATTTTATTTGCATGGGAAATATGTCACATTTCCAATCATCTTCAAAAGAAAAAAGCATAGCTTTTGCATTATCCATATTGTTTATAGTTTATTTTTCATGATACAGACTTTCTCATTTCTACTCCTCCCTTTACTTCTTAAAAATACACTTCTTGCCTGTTTAGTATGTACCTTCCATGTTGCTAACATTTGGTTTTCATTCCCTACCAATCACCATTGAGGATCAGGTCTCTTGAGGTTGATTTTTTCACCCCAGTCTTCCCTCTCACTGTTTTTATTATCATCCAAAAACTCAATCATGCTTCATTtatattctctcatttttcttttccaacCACTTACTGTGCTAGGAAGATCAAGCCTATCACATGATTGCCAGGCCATCCTATTGCTTGCAACTGTCAACCTCCCACTTTCACTCTCACCTCAAACTTCTTGAGTCATCACCTGATTTGTGTGCAATACTGAGCTGAATCTATTCAATTAActgatgtatttatttttttgcttaatTAGGTTAGTTCAAAGATATTAGTTATCTAGTTTGATGGTGTTTGTATCAGGTTTGTGTTATGTCTGGTAGGATAAGATGGACTGAGTTGGAAAGCTTCCTGTCAATGCTTTATTAACCTTAGCCTATTTCTTTGTAATATAATTTGACAGGAAATCAAGTGAGCATTGATCTGAGTATTCCTGAACTGTTGTGTGTTGATGTTCAGAAGAGCTGTATAGTGATGGTGTGTAATTGTTGCGGTTTTCAGGTTTGTTTACATTTGAATGATAGGAAACCACATGCTGCTTTAGCAAACTTAAGAAAAGTTTAACAAGTTAATATTTTCTTTGGCAGAATCATCATTTCTGTTATTACAGTTCTGTTAGTTTAACATCATTTCCTTTCACTATTCTCGTGGCACTTGATAATTTGGGTTTTAATGTTAGACTGAAATTTTCaaccacaattttttttatatataacacaTGTAGTTTACAAAACACCTAGTTTTGTCAGCAAAAATATCCTAATACTAAAAAGGTTTTGTTACTTCTAGTCATAATTTAGGTTAAAAACTCCATGTGGCATGAGCTGGGCATCACCTGACATTGTTAATTGTGGTGACAAAAGATACTTCTGTAAAGGACATCATCATAAGTTTGGACCAGAGGTAATCTGACGTTTGATTCAGCATACAATTTTTCTGTAGTGTCATCAGTCAGCAAAGTCTGCAATTTACTTTTATGTAGTTTCACAATGTAAATACCTAGCCTGGGTGTAGCTTTTTATCATGAAATAGAATGATGTTTTCAGTTGCCTCTACTGAAAACTTTATAGTGGTGTAAGACTCCagctccatttcttttcttctttaccagtAGAATGTTTCCCATGCATGATTAGTTATGGTGTTGATTTACTCCAGGTTTTGGTGTAAAGTATTTTAAAATTTTCCGAATGGAAAATTATGTTGGATATTTGTACAAATGTAAAGAGAGaaatattttattattgtattattattttcatctgttTTGATACATACAAGGTAGTGGTATTCTCGTCACAAAAGAAAGGGACAGACAGTTGTTTGAAACTACTGCTAAACTAATTCTCCACAATTAGAAATTATTACTTTTTCTGTTGGTTTCCCAGACTTTGTTCCACATTtctggaaaaaaaagataaaatatgaaaaagggtGCAAGTTATGAATTATGGTCTAATGGTACAAAAGGGTAAAGGTTGGGGATTAGATTCCTCATTATATATACCAATGCCAGGCAGACAGACCTCGTAATCACCTCCTCAGCTTTGAGACCCTGTCCCTGGTACAACAAattttgattttattttattttctttctcattaacATAATAACAAGATTATCTCAGAGCTGGGTCTTGTGCCTACCTGTCTGGACACAACTGGGTCCTGTATCATCTGCCTAGAATTTTAACCTTGTAATACTGGGCAGAAGAGAGGGATAAAACTTTAGGAGTTGTCTGTGCAAGGAAGGAACTATTGTGGGATATTTCTCTGCACCTCACCTCCATTTTCCTGATGACATTGAGGCCAGAGATGACTTGCCCAAAAACGACGTGCTTGTTGTCAAGCCACTCAGTGCGTTCTGTAGTCAAGAAGAACTGTGAGCCATTGCTGTTTGGCCCTGAGTTCGCCATTGAGAGGATTCCTGGgcctggaaaaggaaaaaattgaaACCTTTTTGATGCTTTGCTTAGTTTTAAAAATTAAACAAGCCTTTTCATGCCATAGCTCGTTCCCTTACATCTAGATTGATTGAAAAATACTATTACTCTCACTTACTCTTGAGAAACCAGGAAACAAACCTGAAAATTCAGTCATTACTTTTTCCCTTTTACCATACGTAGCTAATCACGAAGCAACCAGAAACACTGACACTGATCTAACAGGAAAAAAACATttgaaatttatttaaaactatgtTAATCTATTACTACACATATACCTGCTAAAGTACTGTATGATAACAAAACTTTAGCATGCATCAAAGGCATTTCACTGAGGATTACCAAGGCCCATTCTGTCctgccacaaccaccattacAATGCATGAAGAGATGTGGCATTCACTGTCAAAACGTTTCATTGTAGGTCAATACGAGTAATGCTTTGTCATAAACAAAACACTATTAATACTGACCTGTGTGTCTTAGCTTGAAGTTCTCATCCTCAAACTTTGCACCATAGATGGACCGTCCACCAGTGCCGTTGTGGTTGGTGAAATCTCCTCCTTGACACATGAAGCCCGGGATAATGCGATGAAAGGTAGAGTTCTGGTACCCAAAACCTTTCTCATGTGTGCATAGACAACGAAAGTTCTGAAAGGCAATATGCAATCTTGAATTGTGCATAAACAATGACCATGCTGAAAAATAGTTCTACGAGTGCACAAATAGTTTTTAGGGCTGTCTGAAAATACAGAAAATGTGGAGTTAAGACTACCACTTGGGCATAAGTACAGCTATTAAAATATCTAACAAATTCATACAGCTAGGAAAAGGTCATGATGGCTTATCCCAGGATGGTGACTGCCATACAAGGCAGGTAAAAATGAATTAattgtttttctgttattttactACTGTGCAGCCCTTCAGTTGCTGTTATGCTCTTCATAAGTCAATAGTTGTAATGGAATAATATTGAGTAACCAAGCtcagaaaaaaaagcataataaattGTACTTTCCTGTATTTAATAGTATAGCACTGAATGCCGTAATACATTTTTATGTTGAAACATTTTCAAATCACAAAAACCTAAATGGATCTAGTCAAGTCACCAAGGGACTCACCTCAACTGTTTTGGGAACCACATCAGCTCTCAGCTGCATGACAATCCTTCCCGCCAAAGTTTTTCCAATCTTAATGTCAAAGTATACTTGGggatttcccttcttctttttagaTTTGGGTTCATCTTcctgtaaaatatataaaaggttAAAACAGCAAAGTTTGGTTTAACATATATTCTACACTTGGATAGAAAGTTATGAAAAATTACACTTTTATAGGTTTCTATAATTAGTTTTTCTGTGAAACTGTGGATGGTAATGAATCCAGCAACTGATTCTTCATCATAATGAATAAGCTAACTGTGATTCCTTTATCAGGGTTAGAGTGGGACAATTTTTAGCAGGATTCAAGAAAAATCAATTGCAATCAACACAACCAAATAACAGATACAAACTGTTTCTGTAGCTGGCCGCTTGCCACTCTCTGTTCCCTGACCActctcctcgccctcttcctcttcgccttccaATGTCGCGCCAGCATATTTCTTGAGCCACTCGTCGTCTGCCCAGACAGCACGAGATGAACCTTCCTTTGCCTTCTGGGGCTTGGCCAGGTTGACCCGAATTGTGCGACCAAACAACTCACTCTCAttctagaaaaaaataacaagcatAGCAATACCTAATCTACAATTACAGAAAAATATGAACATGGGCTTCATTCATATACATGTAGAGATAATCTCAAACTTTTTAAAAAGATAATGTGAACAAAGTGTAACATGTAATACAGAATGAAGTTTACAAAGAAAATGTCTGTACTATATACAAATCATGAATCAGTTTCAGTTATCATACCAACCAAATGGTACAGTTAAAATGTGGTCGATTAGCTGTGTTCTTAAAAATTAATATATCCTTCAAGGTAGGTGTGCCCTATCATATGTATCACACATGGATGTGGAATGTAGCATGGCAAGCatgaatggaaaatggaaaagagcTATATAGGAGGTGCGTGTGGTGTCAAGAAGTAATTAGTGAATGAGAGGTAGTATGGGTGTAACAACGAAGGGAGTGAATTGTGGAGTGATTGAGTGggtgaagtgtggtgttctgagatggtttggacatgtttTGAAGAtgaatgaggatgactttgtgaagAGAATATATGAGAGCAGgattgaggagggggagggatgtcAGGGAAAGATTATCTGTGAAATGGATCCATAGAGTGCTGGTAGGTGAAGAATCTGAGTGTGCAGAGTGGATGCCAGAACAGGGTAAGTTTGAGACACTTCTCCATTGGCTGCCCCCTCGAGGGAAGTTCCTATGAAGGAGCGCTGCAtcatagatatagacagatatgtATGTCCTGCAGACTGGTTGTGTCATGGTCTGATCAGCATGAGTGGGTCACAAACAACAGGTCTGGGGTTCAACTTTCTGGCATGATGTAAGCAATTTGGGTTGGTCTCCTTTCACATTGGAAGCCCTGTTGACCCAGTGGTTGTCATCCACCCACACACAGGAACtactatcatttttttatttttctattttttcaagTAATACGCAACATCGATGTGCACTTTTCTTAAATGTGAAAATAATTAAGATACTGTTACGACATCATATCAGTTTGCCACCTCAACACAGCTCTGAACAAAACATCTCCTTACCATGTTGTCAATGGCAGCAACAGCATCTTCTGGCAACTCAAACTCAATGAAAGCAAAACCTCTGTGCTTTTCTGTCTCATAGTCAAGAGGGATCTGGACATCAACAATGTCACCAAATGGAATAAAAGCAGACCTCAGCACCTCTTCTGTCACTTCGTCTGCAAGTCCTCCTGCAGAAAAATGGAAGTAGAGTTGTAAAATCAGTAAACTTATCTGCAAATAATCATGATATATAACTAACTACAACACAGCGTAGTATACCTGTGAAGCTCTAGGGGTGGTTGTAGCCTCAAGAGGTGTAAAGAActataagaatatataaataaacctcTACTATGCTGCCCCAGAAAAGAGCAGACCACAATCACTGTATAAGTGAGCCCAATGGAATTtaatgcttaaaaaaaaaaaaaaaaaaaaaaaaaaaaaaaaacacagtagCCATGTGGGATGATGGCTGGAACATCATTTTTACATGGGATCAGTTACGTTAGACTTGGAGATGTCATAAAAGTGAAAATACCCAAAACCAAGTATTAGAgcatgtaaagaaaataaaggaatacaaGA containing:
- the LOC127001668 gene encoding peptidyl-prolyl cis-trans isomerase E-like, whose translation is MSTNKRILYVGGLADEVTEEVLRSAFIPFGDIVDVQIPLDYETEKHRGFAFIEFELPEDAVAAIDNMNESELFGRTIRVNLAKPQKAKEGSSRAVWADDEWLKKYAGATLEGEEEEGEESGQGTESGKRPATETEDEPKSKKKKGNPQVYFDIKIGKTLAGRIVMQLRADVVPKTVENFRCLCTHEKGFGYQNSTFHRIIPGFMCQGGDFTNHNGTGGRSIYGAKFEDENFKLRHTGPGILSMANSGPNSNGSQFFLTTERTEWLDNKHVVFGQVISGLNVIRKMEKCGTKSGKPTEKVIISNCGELV